In Bufo gargarizans isolate SCDJY-AF-19 chromosome 6, ASM1485885v1, whole genome shotgun sequence, a single genomic region encodes these proteins:
- the LOC122940555 gene encoding keratin, type I cytoskeletal 47 kDa-like: MSNYRLSSASSYQVSSSSGGFGGSGYGGSGFGGGSFGGGGYGSGGGSNAGFSLSSAIGSGGGFSSGGFGGAAASSLGSFGGSDKQTMQNLNDRLASYLDKVRALEADNAALEVKIREWYEKQLGAGAGATSKDYSKYYDIINDLRSKILAATIDNSRVVLQIDNARLAADDFRLKYENELALRQSVEADINGLRRVLDELTLARGDLEIQIESLAEELAYLKKNHEEELQIAKSSSAGQVNVEMDAAPGVDLTKLLNDMRADYETLAEKNRKDAEALFNQKSNELKKEISAGVEQVQTSKTEISDLRRTLQSLEIELQSQLAMRKSLEDTLAETEGRYGAQLQQLQLVISGIEEQLIQIRLDIERQGQEYRDLLDIKTRLEMEIETYRRLLDGELG, encoded by the exons ATGTCCAACTATCGTTTAAGCTCTGCATCATCCTATCAAGTTTCAAGCTCATCTGGAGGCTTTGGTGGTAGTGGCTATGGAGGAAGTGGCTTTGGTGGTGGAAGCTTTGGTGGTGGAGGCTATGGCTCAGGTGGGGGGTCCAATGCAGGATTCTCTTTGAGCTCTGCAATTGGATCTGGTGGTGGGTTCTCTTCTGGTGGCTTTGGTGGAGCAGCAGCTAGCAGCCTTGGTTCTTTTGGTGGAAGTGATAAGCAGACCATGCAAAATCTCAATGACCGTCTGGCTTCCTACTTGGATAAAGTGAGAGCACTGGAGGCTGACAATGCTGCCCTGGAAGTGAAGATCCGAGAATGGTATGAGAAACAACTTGGTGCTGGAGCTGGTGCAACTTCCAAAGACTACAGCAAGTACTATGATATCATCAACGACCTGAGGAGCAAG ATTTTGGCTGCCACCATTGACAACTCCCGTGTTGTTCTCCAGATTGACAATGCTAGACTGGCTGCTGATGACTTCAGACTGAA GTATGAAAATGAGTTGGCACTCCGTCAGAGCGTGGAGGCTGACATCAATGGACTCCGTAGAGTCTTGGATGAGTTGACCCTAGCCAGAGGAGACTTAGAGATCCAGATTGAGAGCTTGGCTGAAGAGCTAGCCTACCTGAAGAAGAACCACGAAGAG GAATTGCAGATTGCAAAGAGCAGCTCTGCTGGCCAAGTCAATGTAGAAATGGATGCTGCACCAGGTGTGGATCTCACTAAGCTTCTGAATGACATGAGAGCAGACTATGAAACACTGGCAGAGAAGAACCGTAAGGATGCAGAGGCATTGTTCAACCAGAAG AGCAACGAACTGAAGAAGGAAATTTCAGCTGGTGTGGAACAAGTGCAGACAAGCAAGACAGAAATTTCTGACCTCAGACGTACCCTCCAAAGTTTGGAGATTGAACTCCAGTCTCAGTTGGCAATG AGAAAATCACTTGAAGATACATTGGCTGAGACAGAAGGTCGCTATGGTGCACAACTTCAACAGCTCCAACTTGTTATTAGTGGAATTGAGGAACAGTTGATACAGATCAGATTAGACATTGAGAGACAGGGCCAGGAATACAGAGACCTCCTTGATATCAAGACAAGGTTGGAAATGGAAATTGAAACATACCGCCGCCTTCTGGATGGAGAACTAGGGTAA